One Longimicrobiales bacterium DNA segment encodes these proteins:
- a CDS encoding dipeptidase translates to MSDALRFIDDNLGRFRSELYDFLRIPSISAKSEHDGDTRATAEWFHDKLIAAGLTSEIIDTPGHPIVLGEWRGAGPDAPTVLIYGHYDVQPPEPLELWTSPPFEPTERDGRIYARGSADDKGQLYMHVKALEAHLATGSELPINIVVLAEGEEEIGSPNLVPFVEVNADRLACDVVLISDTGMYAEGRPSVGFSLRGLAYFEIHVHGANSDLHSGEYGGAVANPGNAISAIIASLHDADGRVAIPGFYDAVLDWDAETRARIGSLPHSDDEYAKSLEVAELTGESGYGTLERLWIRPTCDVCGILCGYTGEGAKTVLPNHAMAKVSFRLVPDQNPEKVKQLLEAHVRSVTPIGVSVEIVELHGGRPWKASVSGRAFEAAGAALEEAFGTKPVPMGGGGSIPIVVEFEEKLEATALLVGFSLPGCNLHAPDEWLPIDNYEKGIGALALLYEKLGE, encoded by the coding sequence ATGTCGGATGCACTTCGCTTCATTGACGACAACCTTGGGCGCTTTCGGTCCGAGCTATACGACTTCCTCCGCATCCCATCGATCTCGGCGAAGTCCGAGCACGACGGGGACACGCGCGCGACTGCGGAGTGGTTCCACGACAAGTTGATCGCAGCGGGCCTGACGTCGGAGATCATCGACACACCCGGGCATCCAATCGTTCTCGGCGAGTGGCGAGGAGCCGGCCCTGATGCACCCACCGTGCTGATCTACGGTCACTACGACGTGCAGCCACCCGAGCCGCTCGAGTTGTGGACATCCCCGCCCTTCGAGCCGACCGAGCGTGATGGTCGGATTTACGCCCGCGGATCGGCAGACGACAAAGGGCAGCTCTACATGCACGTGAAGGCGCTCGAGGCCCATCTCGCCACGGGCTCGGAGCTTCCGATCAACATCGTCGTCCTCGCAGAAGGGGAAGAGGAGATCGGGTCCCCCAACCTCGTGCCGTTCGTCGAAGTGAACGCTGACCGACTCGCGTGCGATGTGGTCCTGATCTCCGACACCGGGATGTACGCGGAAGGTCGGCCTTCAGTTGGCTTCTCTCTTCGCGGCCTCGCCTACTTCGAAATTCATGTGCACGGCGCGAACAGCGACTTACACTCGGGTGAATACGGCGGAGCCGTGGCGAATCCAGGCAACGCGATCTCCGCGATCATCGCTTCGCTGCACGACGCAGATGGCAGGGTCGCCATCCCGGGTTTCTACGATGCCGTCCTCGACTGGGACGCGGAAACGCGCGCCCGAATCGGCTCGCTTCCGCACTCTGACGACGAATATGCGAAGAGCCTCGAGGTGGCGGAGCTAACCGGCGAGTCAGGGTACGGAACGCTGGAACGACTTTGGATCCGCCCCACGTGCGACGTTTGCGGGATCCTTTGCGGCTATACGGGCGAGGGCGCAAAAACGGTGCTCCCGAATCACGCGATGGCCAAAGTGAGCTTCCGCCTGGTGCCCGATCAAAATCCAGAGAAGGTCAAACAGCTTCTCGAGGCGCACGTGCGTTCCGTGACACCGATCGGCGTTTCGGTCGAGATCGTCGAATTGCACGGCGGGAGGCCCTGGAAAGCGAGTGTGTCGGGAAGGGCCTTCGAGGCAGCAGGTGCCGCCCTTGAGGAGGCCTTCGGGACCAAGCCAGTACCGATGGGAGGCGGTGGATCGATCCCGATCGTGGTGGAATTCGAAGAGAAGCTCGAAGCCACGGCACTTCTGGTCGGCTTCTCCCTCCCGGGCTGCAACCTGCACGCCCCTGACGAGTGGCTGCCGATCGACAACTACGAGAAGGGAATCGGTGCGCTGGCCCTGCTCTATGAAAAGCTGGGCGAGTGA